In Solenopsis invicta isolate M01_SB chromosome 1, UNIL_Sinv_3.0, whole genome shotgun sequence, one genomic interval encodes:
- the LOC105195932 gene encoding protein NDUFAF4 homolog: MMGKIYSVLTRPIRMFNIANRAEKVISREKPIPAPQHAATEKQRQLSEKVNPHFLENHYQKNKQLDQRLKDVFVTSTDPQVTTESTKEFKPLPQSRHSWEHDSIFEPYEVTVVPEGKCSLKQALTFILQHRQDPIKFSSENIASEYQIDKKVVDDILKYFKVYVIASKDMDSVEPTLIEDPVTEMIKQGALIKKKKEMEMKKKKENMGKEK, translated from the exons ATGATGGGAAAGATTTATTCAGTGCTGACACGGCCTATTCGCATGTTTAATATCGCAAATCGCGCGGAGAAAGTAATCTCTCGAGAAAAGCCAATACCTGCGCCTCAACATGCGGCAACAGAAAAACAAAGGCAGCTTTCAGAGAAag TGAATCCACACTTCTTGGAAAATCATTACCAAAAGAACAAGCAATTGGATCAACGATTGAAAGATGTTTTTGTTACATCAACAGATCCGCAA gtAACAACGGAGTCAACGAAAGAATTCAAGCCTTTACCTCAGAGTAGACACAGCTGGGAACATGATTCTATATTTGAGCCTTATGAAGTTACAGTAGTCCCCGAAGGAAAGTGCTCATTGAAGCAGGCTctcacatttattttacaacatagACAAGATCCTATAAAATTTAGTAGCGAAAATATAGCTTCTGAATATCAAATAGATAAGAAAGTAGTAG atgatatattgaaatattttaaagtttatgtaATTGCCTCGAAAGATATGGATTCAGTAGAACCGACTTTAATAGAAGATCCAGTTACAGAAATGATCAAGCAAGGAGCActgatcaaaaagaaaaaagaaatggaaatgaaaaagaaaaaggaaaatatgGGAAAGGAAAAGTAG